A region from the Enterobacter roggenkampii genome encodes:
- the mnmH gene encoding tRNA 2-selenouridine(34) synthase MnmH: MNDGTDYRAILASDTPLIDVRAPIEFAQGAMPAAVNLPLMNDDERAAVGTCYKRQGPDAALALGHRLVSGDTRDARINAWREACLAHPEGFLCCARGGQRSHISQAWLKEAGIDYPLIRGGYKALRQTAIQVTIEQSQKPMVLIGGCTGNGKTLLVKQHAQGIDLEGLAHHRGSSFGRTLTPQLSQASFENHLAVELLKKDAARWVLEDEGRMIGSNHLPACLRDRMVEAPIVVVEDPFEIRLERLREEYFDHMWADFSAAYGEEAGWKEYSEYLHHGLFAIRRRLGLQRFAEFTALLDSALLEQQRSGRTDAHFSWLVPLLNDYYDPMYGYQLEKKAEKIVYRGTYEEIAEWLDR, translated from the coding sequence ATGAACGATGGAACGGACTATCGCGCGATCCTCGCGTCCGATACCCCTTTAATCGACGTTCGCGCGCCGATCGAATTTGCCCAGGGCGCGATGCCAGCGGCAGTCAACCTGCCTTTAATGAACGATGACGAGCGCGCCGCCGTCGGCACCTGTTATAAACGTCAGGGACCGGACGCCGCGCTGGCGCTCGGCCATCGCCTGGTGAGCGGCGACACGCGTGACGCCCGCATCAACGCCTGGCGCGAAGCCTGCCTTGCCCATCCTGAGGGCTTTCTCTGCTGCGCGCGCGGCGGCCAGCGCTCGCATATCTCGCAGGCCTGGCTGAAAGAGGCGGGTATCGACTATCCGCTGATCCGCGGTGGCTATAAGGCCCTGCGCCAGACGGCGATTCAGGTGACCATCGAGCAGTCGCAAAAGCCGATGGTGCTTATCGGCGGCTGTACCGGGAACGGTAAAACCCTGCTGGTGAAGCAGCACGCGCAGGGTATCGATCTGGAAGGGCTGGCGCACCATCGCGGCTCGTCATTTGGCCGCACGCTCACGCCGCAGCTTTCTCAGGCCAGCTTTGAAAATCACCTTGCGGTTGAGCTATTGAAAAAAGACGCCGCGCGCTGGGTGCTGGAAGATGAAGGCCGGATGATTGGCTCTAACCACCTGCCGGCCTGCCTGCGCGACCGCATGGTTGAAGCCCCTATCGTGGTGGTAGAGGATCCGTTTGAGATCCGTCTTGAACGCCTGCGCGAAGAGTATTTCGACCATATGTGGGCGGATTTTTCTGCCGCCTACGGCGAGGAAGCGGGCTGGAAAGAATACAGCGAGTATCTGCATCACGGCCTGTTCGCCATACGCCGCCGTCTTGGGCTGCAGCGCTTTGCGGAATTTACCGCGCTGTTAGACTCCGCGCTGCTGGAACAGCAACGCTCTGGCCGCACTGACGCGCACTTCAGCTGGCTTGTACCGCTCCTGAACGACTATTACGACCCGATGTACGGCTATCAGCTGGAGAAAAAGGCGGAAAAGATTGTGTATCGCGGGACGTACGAAGAAATTGCTGAGTGGCTTGATCGCTGA
- the lpxH gene encoding UDP-2,3-diacylglucosamine diphosphatase has translation MATLFIADLHLQTEEPAITAGFLRFLRGEAKSADALYILGDLFEAWIGDDDPNPLHREMAAAIHALVDSGVPCCFIHGNRDFLIGKRYARESGMTLLPEEQVLDLYGRKVLIMHGDTLCTDDTGYLAFRAKVHTPWIQKVFLALPLFIRNRIAARMRAGSKAANSSKSMTIMDVNPQAVVRVMEKHEVQWLIHGHTHRPDVHSLIANGQPAHRVVLGAWHTEGSMVKVSPEGVELIAFPF, from the coding sequence GTGGCGACACTCTTTATTGCGGATCTTCATCTGCAAACAGAAGAACCGGCGATAACCGCCGGTTTTCTGCGTTTTTTACGCGGTGAAGCGAAAAGCGCTGATGCGCTGTACATCCTGGGCGACCTCTTTGAAGCCTGGATTGGCGACGACGATCCTAACCCGCTGCACCGTGAAATGGCCGCCGCCATTCACGCGCTGGTCGATTCCGGCGTCCCCTGCTGCTTCATTCACGGCAACCGTGATTTCCTGATCGGCAAGCGCTACGCCCGTGAAAGCGGCATGACGCTGCTGCCGGAAGAACAGGTGCTCGATCTCTACGGCCGCAAGGTGCTGATCATGCACGGCGACACGCTCTGCACCGACGATACCGGCTACCTGGCGTTTCGCGCCAAAGTCCACACCCCGTGGATCCAGAAGGTGTTCCTTGCCCTGCCGCTGTTTATCCGCAACCGCATCGCCGCCAGAATGCGCGCAGGCAGTAAAGCCGCCAACAGCAGCAAATCCATGACCATCATGGACGTCAATCCGCAGGCGGTCGTGAGGGTAATGGAAAAGCATGAGGTTCAGTGGCTGATCCACGGTCATACCCATCGTCCTGACGTGCATTCCCTCATCGCCAACGGCCAGCCCGCACACCGCGTGGTATTGGGTGCCTGGCACACCGAAGGTTCCATGGTCAAAGTCTCGCCTGAGGGCGTGGAGCTGATCGCGTTTCCGTTTTAA
- the malI gene encoding Mal regulon transcriptional regulator MalI, whose translation MKKVSIIDVAKHAGVSVSTVSLVLRQKGKISEATIEKVNAAINTLGYVHNVAAANLRANTSNLIGLILRDFSDSFSIKVMASIVQDLEKQGYMVFLGQPQNDHDQLERCLLSFKQQGVAGVIYLASDTRTSTLPEKIRHCPLPLVVVSQSLLDEKCNLVMRDNRQAASLAVRYLIERGHRNIAYIGGREGCLIREQRLLGFRSAMAQNGLVWRDEYSPACSDDTLAAGFATRQLLEKNNTITALLCHSPDAMIGSISGIHQVGRTVGKDVFLTQQVALVGFEDMLHVNLTSPSFTYVSSASEETGRQAAGLIIRTLKEPTLQTQRITLSGQLIARESA comes from the coding sequence TTGAAGAAAGTCAGCATTATTGATGTCGCGAAGCACGCGGGCGTGTCGGTTTCCACCGTCTCGCTGGTGCTGCGCCAGAAAGGGAAAATCTCAGAGGCAACGATCGAGAAGGTCAACGCTGCCATCAATACCCTGGGCTATGTTCATAACGTTGCCGCTGCCAACCTTCGCGCCAATACCTCTAATCTGATTGGCCTGATCCTTCGCGACTTTAGCGACAGCTTCTCCATCAAGGTGATGGCGAGCATTGTTCAGGATCTTGAAAAACAGGGATATATGGTATTTCTCGGTCAGCCCCAGAACGACCATGACCAGCTTGAGCGCTGCCTGCTGTCGTTTAAGCAGCAGGGCGTCGCCGGGGTGATCTATCTGGCCTCGGATACCCGCACCTCTACCCTGCCGGAAAAGATTCGCCACTGCCCGCTGCCGCTGGTGGTGGTCTCGCAGTCGCTGCTGGATGAAAAATGCAATCTGGTGATGCGCGATAACCGACAGGCGGCCAGTCTGGCGGTGCGTTATCTTATCGAGCGCGGTCATCGTAATATCGCCTACATAGGCGGACGGGAAGGCTGCCTTATCCGCGAGCAGCGCCTGCTCGGCTTTCGCAGCGCGATGGCGCAAAACGGACTGGTCTGGCGCGATGAATACTCACCGGCCTGCAGCGATGACACGCTGGCAGCGGGTTTTGCCACCCGCCAGCTGCTGGAAAAAAACAATACCATCACCGCCCTGCTCTGCCACTCGCCGGATGCCATGATCGGCTCCATCTCCGGTATTCATCAGGTCGGGCGCACGGTGGGTAAAGATGTGTTTCTGACGCAGCAGGTCGCCCTGGTCGGTTTCGAAGATATGCTCCACGTGAACCTCACCTCACCCTCGTTTACCTACGTCTCGTCCGCCAGCGAAGAGACGGGGCGTCAGGCGGCCGGGCTGATTATTCGCACGCTGAAGGAGCCGACGCTGCAAACCCAGCGTATTACGCTTTCCGGACAGCTTATCGCACGCGAGTCGGCGTAA
- the ybbP gene encoding putative ABC transporter permease subunit YbbP: MITRWFWREWRSPSLLIVWLALSLAVACVLALGSVSDRMEKGLSQQSREFMAGDRALESSRPVPPGWIEAARKEGLKVGEQLTFQTMTFAGDMPQLASVKAVDDIYPMYGNLQTSPPGLKPTPGTVLLASRLMALLNLKPGDSIDVGDATLKIAGEVVQEPDGGFNPFQLAPRLLMNTADVAATHAVQPGSRVTWRYKFGGTPAQLAAYEKWLLPQLKPEHRWYGLEQDEGALGKSLERSQQFLLLSALLTLLLAVAAVAVAMGHYCRSRYDLVAILKTLGAGRAQLRKLIVGQWLMLLVLSALTGGIMGLLFEKLLMVMLKPVLPAALPPASLWPWLWAMGAMTVISVLVGLRPYRLLLATQPLRVLRNDVVANVWPLKLYLPVIIAVAVGLLAWLMGGSTLLWAVLAGAVVLALLCGVLGWILLNLLKRVTVKSLPVRLAVNRLLHQPWSTLSQLSAFSLSFMLLALLLVLRGDLLDRWQQQLPPESPNYFLINIAPEQVTPLKGFLSEHHIIPESFYPIVRARLTQINGQPTEGNKDESLNRELNLTWQDKRPDHNPITSGTWPPKAGEVSMEEGLATRLNVKLGDSVTFTGDTQDFTAKVTSLRKVDWESLRPNFFFIFPPGALDGQPQSWLTSFRWENGNGMLTQLNREFPTVSLLDIGAILKQVGQVLEQVSRALEVMVVLVTICGVLLLLAQVQVGMRQRHQELVVYRTLGAGKRLLRMTLWSEFALLGLVAGLVAAIGAETALAVLQTKVFDFPWEPDWRLWLTLPLCGAGLLSLCGGWLGTRLLKGKALFRQFAS; encoded by the coding sequence ATGATTACCCGCTGGTTCTGGCGCGAGTGGCGCTCGCCCTCGCTGCTGATTGTCTGGCTGGCGCTCAGCCTGGCGGTGGCCTGCGTGCTGGCGCTCGGCAGCGTCAGCGACCGCATGGAAAAAGGGCTCAGCCAGCAGAGCCGGGAGTTTATGGCGGGGGACAGGGCGCTGGAAAGCTCCCGCCCCGTGCCGCCGGGCTGGATTGAAGCAGCGCGCAAAGAAGGGCTGAAGGTGGGAGAGCAGCTCACCTTCCAGACCATGACCTTCGCGGGCGACATGCCGCAGCTGGCGAGCGTCAAGGCCGTCGATGATATCTACCCGATGTACGGTAACTTACAGACCAGTCCGCCGGGGTTAAAGCCGACGCCCGGTACGGTGCTGCTGGCATCGCGTCTGATGGCGCTGCTGAACCTCAAACCCGGCGACAGTATCGACGTCGGCGACGCCACGCTGAAAATCGCCGGGGAAGTGGTGCAGGAGCCCGACGGCGGATTTAACCCGTTCCAGCTTGCGCCGCGTCTGCTGATGAACACCGCGGATGTCGCGGCCACCCATGCGGTACAGCCGGGCAGCCGCGTCACCTGGCGCTATAAGTTTGGCGGCACGCCCGCCCAGCTTGCCGCGTATGAAAAATGGCTTCTGCCGCAGCTCAAACCGGAACACCGCTGGTACGGGCTGGAGCAGGACGAGGGGGCGCTCGGTAAATCTCTGGAGCGCTCTCAGCAGTTCCTGCTGCTGTCGGCCCTGTTGACCCTGCTGCTGGCGGTGGCGGCGGTGGCCGTGGCGATGGGGCACTACTGCCGCAGCCGCTACGACCTGGTGGCGATCCTCAAAACCCTCGGGGCGGGCCGGGCGCAGCTGCGCAAGCTGATTGTCGGCCAGTGGCTGATGCTGCTGGTCCTGTCGGCGCTGACCGGCGGAATAATGGGGCTGCTGTTTGAAAAACTGCTGATGGTGATGCTGAAACCGGTGCTCCCGGCCGCCTTGCCGCCGGCCAGCCTCTGGCCGTGGCTGTGGGCGATGGGCGCGATGACGGTGATCTCGGTGCTGGTGGGGCTCCGGCCCTACCGCCTGCTGCTCGCCACGCAGCCGCTGCGCGTGCTTCGCAACGATGTGGTGGCGAACGTCTGGCCGCTGAAGTTATACCTTCCGGTGATTATTGCGGTGGCGGTGGGGCTGCTGGCGTGGCTGATGGGGGGCAGCACGCTGCTGTGGGCGGTGCTGGCCGGGGCGGTTGTGCTGGCGCTGCTGTGCGGCGTGCTGGGCTGGATACTGCTCAACCTCCTGAAAAGGGTGACGGTAAAATCCCTGCCCGTGCGCCTGGCGGTCAACCGTCTGCTGCACCAGCCCTGGTCTACGCTCAGCCAGCTGTCGGCGTTCTCGCTGTCGTTTATGCTGCTGGCGCTGCTGCTGGTGCTGCGCGGCGATCTGCTCGACCGCTGGCAGCAGCAGCTTCCGCCGGAAAGCCCGAACTATTTCCTGATCAATATCGCCCCTGAGCAGGTTACGCCGCTGAAGGGCTTCCTGTCGGAGCATCACATCATCCCCGAGTCGTTCTATCCCATCGTTCGCGCGCGTCTGACGCAGATCAACGGCCAGCCAACGGAGGGGAATAAGGACGAGTCGCTTAACCGCGAGCTGAATCTGACATGGCAGGATAAACGCCCTGATCACAACCCGATAACCTCCGGCACCTGGCCGCCAAAAGCGGGGGAGGTGTCGATGGAGGAGGGGCTGGCGACGCGCCTGAACGTGAAGCTGGGAGACAGCGTGACCTTCACCGGCGATACCCAGGATTTCACCGCGAAAGTTACCAGCCTGCGTAAAGTGGACTGGGAAAGCCTGCGGCCCAACTTCTTCTTTATCTTCCCGCCGGGGGCGCTGGACGGGCAGCCGCAGAGCTGGCTGACCAGCTTCCGCTGGGAAAACGGCAACGGCATGCTGACCCAGCTCAACCGGGAGTTTCCGACGGTCAGCCTGCTGGATATCGGCGCGATCCTCAAACAGGTGGGGCAGGTGCTGGAGCAGGTGAGCCGCGCGCTGGAGGTCATGGTGGTGCTGGTGACGATCTGCGGCGTGCTGTTGCTGCTGGCCCAGGTTCAGGTGGGCATGCGCCAGCGCCATCAGGAACTGGTGGTTTACCGCACGCTGGGGGCCGGTAAGCGGCTGCTGCGAATGACGCTCTGGAGCGAGTTTGCGCTGCTGGGGCTGGTGGCTGGTCTGGTGGCGGCCATTGGCGCAGAGACGGCGCTGGCGGTGCTGCAGACAAAGGTCTTCGACTTCCCGTGGGAGCCTGACTGGCGTCTTTGGTTGACTCTGCCTCTGTGCGGCGCGGGGCTGCTTTCCCTCTGCGGAGGCTGGCTCGGCACGCGGCTGCTAAAGGGCAAAGCCCTGTTCCGTCAGTTTGCGAGTTGA
- a CDS encoding porin, translated as MTIKKSALAATIGAAVALTTFASQAEITVLKQDPQAGNPLSRLNFTVGGSIRPQFQNMTGDDGKNSYKRNGFDGGTRFRFAADYYLFDDISWISYYELGVNIPAQFNWDHHYAEGAHDTTRRMLYTGLKSDTWGTLTFGQQNSVYYDVVGAKTDIWDYDMIGQAPGNGINGDYDGSYRSRQMLKYKKTVGDADIYASYLFEDSEYLPGNGLRYKRKGGGSLGIDYHLTTDLTWGAAWNYTRADMRNPDNGDSKTYDQNILGTALSWTPDNWTFSAGGGWYQNFLTTKKVSVNDYFAGDAWGIEYFAGYKFPVGQYAVKSIQPYFMGDRIEYVNGRNYQRIDNGVGISFQLDYGFRVDYEHVFTSSTDNLGDMNLVRLRYDF; from the coding sequence ATGACTATAAAAAAATCAGCGCTGGCGGCAACGATTGGCGCGGCAGTGGCATTAACGACCTTCGCTTCTCAGGCGGAAATCACCGTTCTTAAGCAGGATCCTCAGGCGGGTAACCCGCTGAGCCGCCTGAACTTCACCGTTGGCGGCAGTATTCGTCCTCAGTTCCAGAACATGACCGGCGACGACGGTAAAAACAGCTACAAGCGTAACGGCTTTGACGGCGGCACCCGCTTCCGTTTCGCAGCAGATTACTACCTGTTTGATGACATCAGCTGGATCAGCTACTACGAGCTGGGTGTGAATATTCCTGCGCAGTTTAACTGGGATCACCACTACGCCGAAGGCGCACACGACACCACGCGTCGTATGCTCTATACCGGTCTGAAGAGCGACACCTGGGGTACGCTGACCTTCGGTCAACAGAACAGCGTTTACTATGATGTGGTAGGTGCGAAAACCGATATCTGGGACTACGACATGATCGGTCAGGCACCGGGTAACGGGATCAACGGCGACTACGACGGCTCTTACCGTTCACGCCAGATGCTGAAATATAAGAAAACCGTGGGCGATGCGGACATTTACGCATCCTACCTGTTTGAAGACAGCGAATACCTGCCGGGCAACGGCCTGCGCTACAAGCGCAAAGGCGGCGGCTCGCTGGGTATCGATTACCACCTGACCACCGATCTGACCTGGGGCGCCGCGTGGAACTACACCCGCGCCGACATGCGTAACCCGGACAACGGCGACAGCAAAACCTACGACCAGAATATCCTCGGTACCGCGCTGAGCTGGACCCCGGACAACTGGACCTTCTCCGCAGGCGGCGGCTGGTACCAGAACTTCCTGACCACCAAAAAAGTGTCTGTTAACGACTACTTTGCGGGCGACGCGTGGGGTATTGAGTACTTCGCAGGGTACAAGTTCCCAGTCGGTCAGTACGCGGTGAAATCCATCCAGCCTTACTTCATGGGTGACCGCATTGAGTACGTGAACGGCCGTAACTACCAGCGCATCGACAACGGCGTGGGGATCAGCTTCCAGCTGGATTACGGTTTCCGCGTGGATTACGAACACGTGTTCACCTCCAGCACCGACAACCTGGGCGACATGAACCTGGTGCGTCTGCGTTACGACTTCTAA
- the purK gene encoding 5-(carboxyamino)imidazole ribonucleotide synthase: MKQVCVLGNGQLGRMLRQAGEPLGIAVWPVGLDAEPEAVPFHQSVITAEIERWPETALTRELARHNAFVNRDVFPIVADRLTQKQLFDKLGLATAPWQLLSDKSEWNDVFAMLGELAIVKRRVGGYDGRGQWRLRAGDTAELPNDCYGECIVEQGINFSGEVSLVGARGHDGRTVFYPLTHNLHQDGILRTSVAFPHANADQQAQAEEMLSAIMHELGYVGVMAMECFITPSGLLINELAPRVHNSGHWTQNGASISQFELHLRAITDLPLPQPVVNSPSVMINLIGTDLNYDWLKLPLVHLHWYDKEVREGRKVGHLNLNDSDTGRLSATLEAMIPLLPPEYASGIVWAQSKLK, from the coding sequence ATGAAGCAGGTTTGCGTCCTTGGTAACGGCCAGTTAGGCCGCATGCTGCGTCAGGCCGGTGAGCCGCTGGGTATTGCCGTCTGGCCCGTCGGACTGGACGCCGAGCCGGAAGCCGTCCCATTCCACCAGAGCGTGATCACCGCCGAGATTGAACGCTGGCCGGAGACCGCACTGACCCGCGAGCTGGCGCGTCATAACGCCTTCGTTAACCGCGACGTGTTTCCGATCGTTGCCGACCGCCTGACGCAAAAGCAGCTGTTCGACAAGCTCGGCCTCGCGACCGCACCGTGGCAGCTCCTGTCCGATAAAAGCGAGTGGAACGACGTCTTCGCCATGCTGGGCGAGCTGGCGATCGTGAAGCGCCGCGTGGGTGGCTACGACGGCCGCGGCCAGTGGCGCCTGCGCGCAGGCGACACCGCCGAGCTGCCGAATGACTGCTACGGCGAGTGCATCGTTGAGCAGGGCATTAACTTCAGCGGTGAAGTCTCGCTGGTTGGCGCGCGCGGGCATGACGGCCGCACGGTGTTTTATCCGCTGACGCATAACCTGCATCAGGACGGCATTCTGCGCACCAGCGTCGCCTTCCCGCACGCCAATGCCGACCAGCAGGCGCAGGCGGAAGAGATGCTCTCTGCCATCATGCACGAACTCGGTTATGTCGGCGTCATGGCGATGGAGTGCTTTATCACCCCGTCCGGTCTGCTGATCAATGAACTTGCGCCGCGCGTGCACAACAGCGGCCACTGGACGCAAAACGGCGCCTCCATCAGCCAGTTCGAGCTGCACCTGCGCGCCATTACCGACCTGCCGCTGCCGCAGCCGGTGGTGAACAGCCCGTCGGTGATGATCAACCTGATCGGCACCGATCTGAACTACGACTGGCTGAAGCTGCCGCTGGTGCATTTGCACTGGTATGACAAAGAGGTCCGCGAGGGTCGTAAAGTCGGCCATCTGAACCTGAACGACAGCGACACGGGCCGTCTGAGCGCCACGCTGGAAGCCATGATCCCGCTCCTGCCGCCGGAATACGCGAGCGGTATTGTCTGGGCACAATCTAAGCTTAAATAG
- a CDS encoding YdgH/BhsA/McbA-like domain containing protein, translating into MKSIKTFVAVAALSLVSFGSFAQSVSATASTLDRAEAKIAAQAAEQGASYKITSAKVDNRVYMTAELTK; encoded by the coding sequence ATGAAATCCATCAAAACTTTCGTTGCAGTTGCGGCTCTCTCCCTGGTTTCTTTCGGTTCTTTCGCGCAGAGCGTGAGCGCAACCGCCTCTACCCTTGACCGCGCAGAAGCGAAAATCGCTGCACAGGCTGCTGAACAGGGTGCGTCTTATAAAATCACCAGCGCGAAGGTCGATAATCGCGTGTATATGACCGCAGAACTGACGAAATAA
- the purE gene encoding 5-(carboxyamino)imidazole ribonucleotide mutase, with the protein MSSRNNPARVAIVMGSKSDWATMQFAAEIFDILNVPHHVEVVSAHRTPDKLFSFAESAEENGYEVIIAGAGGAAHLPGMIAAKTLVPVLGVPVQSAALSGVDSLYSIVQMPRGIPVGTLAIGKAGAANAALLAAQILATHDKDLHERLAAWRKAQTDEVLDNPDPRGAA; encoded by the coding sequence ATGTCTTCCCGCAATAATCCGGCGCGTGTCGCCATCGTGATGGGGTCCAAAAGCGACTGGGCTACCATGCAGTTCGCCGCCGAAATCTTTGACATCCTGAATGTTCCGCACCACGTTGAAGTGGTCTCTGCACACCGTACGCCGGACAAACTGTTCAGCTTCGCCGAAAGCGCCGAAGAGAACGGTTATGAGGTGATCATCGCCGGTGCGGGCGGCGCAGCACATCTGCCGGGCATGATTGCCGCCAAAACCCTGGTGCCGGTTCTGGGCGTTCCGGTACAGAGCGCCGCGTTAAGCGGTGTGGATAGCCTCTACTCCATCGTTCAGATGCCGCGCGGTATTCCTGTCGGCACGCTGGCGATTGGCAAAGCGGGTGCCGCAAACGCCGCCCTGCTGGCCGCGCAGATCCTGGCGACGCACGATAAAGACTTACATGAGCGTCTGGCGGCGTGGCGTAAAGCCCAGACCGACGAAGTGCTGGACAACCCGGACCCGCGGGGTGCGGCATGA
- a CDS encoding metal-dependent hydrolase: MPTVITHAAVPLCLGLGLGTKVIPPRLLFAGIVLAMLPDADVLAFKFGVAYGNVFGHRGFTHSLLFAFVVPILCVLTGRRWFRASLTRCWLFLTVSLLSHSLLDSITTGGKGVGWLWPWSDERFFAPWQVIKVAPFALSRYTTPYGHQVIISELLWVWLPGVVLMGMLWWKRR, encoded by the coding sequence ATGCCTACCGTCATTACACACGCTGCTGTTCCGCTTTGCCTGGGCTTAGGCCTGGGGACAAAAGTTATCCCACCCCGCCTGCTGTTTGCCGGGATTGTTCTCGCCATGCTGCCGGACGCCGACGTGCTGGCGTTCAAGTTCGGCGTCGCGTACGGCAACGTTTTCGGCCATCGCGGCTTTACCCACTCCCTGCTGTTTGCCTTCGTGGTGCCGATACTTTGCGTACTGACTGGACGACGATGGTTCCGGGCCAGCCTGACGCGGTGCTGGCTGTTTTTAACCGTGTCACTGCTGTCGCACAGCCTGCTGGATTCGATTACCACAGGCGGGAAAGGCGTCGGCTGGCTGTGGCCGTGGTCGGATGAACGCTTCTTTGCGCCGTGGCAGGTGATTAAGGTCGCGCCGTTTGCGCTCTCACGCTATACCACGCCGTACGGGCATCAGGTGATTATTTCAGAACTGCTGTGGGTGTGGCTGCCGGGGGTGGTGCTGATGGGAATGTTGTGGTGGAAAAGAAGGTAA
- the ppiB gene encoding peptidylprolyl isomerase B, translating to MVTFHTNHGDIVIKTFDDKAPETVKNFLDYCREGFYNNTIFHRVINGFMIQGGGFEPGMNQKATKEPIKNEANNGLKNTRGTLAMARTQAPHSATAQFFINVADNDFLNFSGESLQGWGYCVFAEVVEGMDVVDKIKAVSTGRSGMHQDVPKEDVVITSVTVSE from the coding sequence ATGGTTACTTTCCACACTAATCATGGCGATATCGTAATCAAAACCTTTGATGACAAAGCGCCTGAAACAGTTAAAAACTTCCTGGACTACTGCCGCGAAGGTTTCTACAACAACACAATTTTCCACCGCGTGATCAACGGTTTCATGATCCAGGGCGGCGGTTTCGAACCTGGCATGAACCAGAAAGCCACTAAAGAGCCGATCAAGAACGAAGCGAACAACGGCCTGAAAAACACCCGCGGCACGCTGGCGATGGCACGTACTCAGGCACCTCACTCCGCTACTGCACAGTTCTTCATTAACGTGGCGGACAACGACTTCCTGAACTTCTCCGGCGAAAGCCTGCAGGGTTGGGGCTACTGCGTATTCGCAGAAGTGGTTGAAGGTATGGACGTGGTTGACAAGATCAAAGCCGTCTCTACTGGCCGCAGCGGTATGCACCAGGACGTTCCAAAAGAAGACGTTGTGATTACCAGCGTGACCGTCAGCGAGTAA
- the cysS gene encoding cysteine--tRNA ligase, producing MLKIFNTMTRQKEEFKPIHAGEVGMYVCGITVYDLCHIGHGRTFVAFDVVSRYLRFLGYKLKYVRNITDIDDKIIKRANENGESFVALVDRMIAEMHKDFDALNILRPDSEPRATHHIHEIIDITEKLIARGHAYVADNGDVMFSVPTDPTYGALSRQDLDQLQAGARVDVVDVKRNPMDFVLWKMSKEGEPSWPSPWGDGRPGWHIECSAMNCKQLGKHFDIHGGGSDLMFPHHENEIAQSTCAHGGEYVNYWMHSGMVMVDREKMSKSLGNFFTVRDVLKYYDAETVRYFLMSGHYRSQLNYSEENLKQARSALERLYTALRGTDKSVPAAGGEAFEARFVEVMNDDFNTPEAYSVLFDMAREVNRLKSEDMAAANALASHLRKLSAVLGLLEQEPDAFLQSGAQADDGEVAEIEALIKARLEARQAKDWAAADAARNRLTEMGIILEDGPQGTTWRRK from the coding sequence ATGTTAAAAATCTTTAATACAATGACGCGCCAAAAAGAGGAATTTAAACCTATCCATGCCGGGGAAGTCGGCATGTACGTGTGTGGTATTACGGTTTACGATCTCTGTCACATTGGCCATGGCCGTACCTTTGTCGCCTTCGACGTGGTGTCACGCTACCTGCGTTTTCTCGGGTACAAGCTGAAATACGTGCGCAACATCACCGACATCGACGATAAGATCATCAAGCGCGCGAATGAAAACGGCGAAAGCTTTGTCGCGCTGGTGGATCGCATGATCGCTGAGATGCACAAAGACTTCGACGCCCTGAATATTCTGCGTCCGGACAGCGAGCCGCGCGCGACCCACCATATTCACGAAATCATCGACATCACCGAGAAGCTGATCGCCCGCGGACATGCGTACGTTGCCGACAACGGCGACGTGATGTTCTCCGTGCCGACGGACCCAACCTACGGTGCGCTTTCCCGTCAGGATCTGGACCAGCTCCAGGCCGGTGCCCGCGTTGACGTGGTTGACGTGAAGCGTAACCCGATGGACTTCGTGCTGTGGAAGATGTCCAAAGAGGGTGAACCAAGCTGGCCATCCCCGTGGGGCGACGGCCGTCCGGGCTGGCACATTGAATGTTCCGCGATGAACTGCAAGCAGCTGGGCAAGCACTTCGACATTCACGGCGGCGGTTCAGACCTGATGTTCCCGCACCACGAAAACGAAATCGCGCAGTCCACCTGCGCCCACGGCGGCGAGTACGTGAACTACTGGATGCACTCCGGGATGGTAATGGTTGACCGCGAGAAGATGTCGAAATCGCTGGGTAACTTCTTTACCGTGCGCGACGTGCTGAAGTATTACGACGCGGAAACCGTGCGCTACTTCCTTATGTCTGGCCACTATCGCAGCCAGCTGAACTACAGCGAAGAGAACCTGAAGCAGGCGCGCTCGGCGCTGGAGCGTCTTTACACCGCGCTGCGCGGAACCGACAAGTCTGTTCCGGCGGCAGGCGGCGAAGCGTTCGAAGCGCGCTTCGTTGAGGTGATGAACGACGACTTCAACACCCCGGAAGCCTACTCCGTGCTGTTCGACATGGCGCGCGAAGTGAACCGCCTGAAGTCCGAGGATATGGCGGCCGCGAATGCGCTGGCGTCACATCTGCGTAAGCTCTCTGCCGTGCTCGGCCTGCTGGAGCAGGAGCCGGACGCGTTCCTGCAGAGCGGTGCGCAGGCGGACGACGGTGAAGTGGCGGAAATTGAAGCGTTGATCAAAGCGCGTCTGGAAGCGCGTCAGGCGAAGGACTGGGCGGCGGCCGATGCGGCGCGTAACCGTCTGACCGAGATGGGCATCATTCTGGAAGACGGCCCGCAGGGAACGACCTGGCGCCGTAAGTAA